From a single Calothrix sp. NIES-2098 genomic region:
- a CDS encoding serine/threonine protein kinase, translating to MLYSKVPSNIIGALAYGITHPTSYYELRRRTKCAYPQGITNHKLRMNLLNDRYQVIRTLGAGGFGETFLAEDSYMPSKRRCVVKQLRPIQNNPQIYQLVKDRFEREAAILETLGGGSDQIPALYAYFEADGQFYLVQEWVEGDTLTVKLQQGLFSEIAVQELLVNLLPVLEYVHGKYIVHRDIKPDNIILRHRDGKPVLIDFGAVRESMGTVMNSQGNPTSSIVIGTPGFMPSEQAAGRPVYSSDLYSLGMTAIYLLTGRQPQQIETDPQTAEIMWRQYASHISPMMADILDSAIAYHPRDRYPTARAMLDALQSIANLVNPIPPTQPFVNQSPVVSIPSPPTIPVTPPPINQNTNRNGFVIGSLIAGGLIGASVIISQVLKPSQPIAQTTPTPTETSSPTTSQIPETPVSSPSPIQQETSIPQASVTPTFSNSTNTYTTPSENPTANNYSWLSQRLVTDEDLAGKDGYELDIMRNWIFAIHGRQFDTPGLQDYFNNQPWYQPIYSPKKFPNKLLTSLEQRNVDYIAQYQDRYNLRYFKK from the coding sequence TTGCTGTATAGTAAAGTACCATCGAATATTATAGGTGCGTTAGCCTACGGCATAACACACCCTACGTCCTATTACGAATTACGTAGACGCACGAAGTGTGCCTACCCGCAGGGTATTACGAATCATAAATTAAGAATGAACCTGTTGAACGATCGCTATCAAGTTATTCGCACATTGGGTGCTGGTGGGTTTGGTGAAACCTTTCTAGCAGAGGATAGCTATATGCCCTCGAAGCGCCGTTGTGTGGTTAAACAGTTAAGGCCGATTCAAAACAATCCCCAGATTTACCAGTTGGTAAAAGACAGATTTGAACGGGAAGCGGCAATTTTAGAAACACTCGGCGGTGGAAGCGACCAAATTCCGGCTTTGTACGCTTACTTTGAAGCAGACGGGCAATTTTATCTGGTTCAAGAGTGGGTTGAAGGCGATACCTTAACAGTGAAACTGCAACAAGGGTTATTTAGCGAAATTGCTGTCCAAGAATTATTAGTCAATTTATTACCTGTTCTAGAATACGTCCACGGTAAGTATATTGTTCACCGCGATATTAAACCAGATAACATCATTTTGCGGCATCGTGACGGCAAACCCGTACTGATTGATTTTGGTGCAGTACGCGAATCTATGGGAACGGTGATGAATTCTCAGGGTAATCCTACCAGCTCGATTGTGATTGGGACACCGGGATTTATGCCCAGCGAACAAGCCGCAGGTAGACCAGTTTATTCTAGCGATCTATATAGTTTGGGAATGACAGCAATTTATTTGCTGACTGGAAGACAACCTCAGCAAATAGAAACAGATCCGCAGACAGCTGAGATTATGTGGCGACAATATGCTAGTCATATTAGTCCGATGATGGCAGATATACTTGATAGCGCGATCGCTTATCATCCACGCGATCGCTATCCTACAGCTAGAGCCATGCTGGATGCTTTGCAGAGCATAGCAAATCTAGTAAATCCCATTCCGCCGACGCAACCATTCGTCAATCAATCGCCTGTGGTATCTATACCATCACCGCCTACTATTCCTGTAACTCCTCCACCTATTAATCAAAATACTAATCGCAACGGTTTTGTCATCGGTAGCTTAATAGCAGGCGGATTAATTGGTGCGTCTGTAATTATTAGTCAAGTTTTAAAACCTTCGCAACCGATAGCACAAACAACTCCAACACCTACAGAAACATCGTCACCTACAACGTCCCAAATTCCCGAAACTCCAGTTAGTTCACCGTCTCCCATACAACAAGAGACTTCTATACCTCAAGCCAGCGTCACTCCGACATTTTCAAATTCTACAAATACATACACAACACCATCTGAAAATCCCACCGCCAACAATTATTCTTGGCTGTCTCAACGACTTGTAACAGATGAAGATTTAGCAGGTAAAGATGGTTATGAATTAGATATCATGCGAAATTGGATATTTGCTATTCATGGTCGTCAGTTTGATACTCCTGGCTTACAAGATTACTTTAATAATCAACCTTGGTATCAGCCTATATATTCGCCAAAAAAATTTCCTAATAAATTACTAACATCATTAGAACAGCGAAATGTGGATTATATTGCCCAATATCAAGACCGTTATAACTTGAGATATTTTAAGAAATAA
- a CDS encoding iron-containing alcohol dehydrogenase: MPNQSSTQTLSTQTSNSFLTLTIAPAKVIRGSSILQSAAAEIASLGSRPLIVAGDRTLAITQESLQPFLEQQHLHIAQASYGADCCEASLKSLRKAAKEHKADLIIGVGGGKALDTAKLVAHQLQLPVVTIPTSAATCAAWSALSNVYSEAGAFLYDVALSRCPDLLILDYDLIQTAPQHTLVAGIGDAIAKWYEASVSSGHSQQTLIIGAVQQARVLRDILLQKSATALNEPGSEIWREVVDATVLMAGVVGGIGGAQCRTVAAHAVHNGLTHIAGHGSIHGEKVAYGILVQLRLEEMVQGNQLAAAARQQLLKFYAEIGLPQKLTDLGLGKITLAELQTAAEVALVPTSDIHRLPFKVALEQLMAAMVSTTAPVDSRDTVNRVSVMGVSDEVEE; the protein is encoded by the coding sequence ATGCCCAATCAATCTTCCACTCAAACCTTGTCTACTCAAACATCTAATTCATTCTTGACGCTGACGATCGCGCCAGCAAAAGTAATTCGTGGTTCCAGTATCTTACAATCGGCAGCAGCAGAGATTGCTAGTTTGGGAAGTCGCCCCTTAATTGTGGCAGGCGATCGCACTCTTGCTATTACCCAAGAGAGTTTACAACCATTTTTAGAACAACAACATTTACATATCGCCCAAGCTTCTTATGGTGCAGATTGCTGTGAAGCCAGCCTGAAATCTTTACGCAAGGCAGCCAAAGAACATAAAGCCGATTTAATTATCGGTGTAGGTGGCGGTAAAGCCCTAGATACAGCTAAGTTAGTCGCCCATCAGTTGCAATTGCCAGTGGTGACAATTCCCACCTCAGCCGCTACCTGTGCAGCTTGGTCTGCCCTGTCTAATGTGTATTCTGAAGCAGGGGCGTTTCTTTATGATGTGGCATTATCACGCTGCCCCGATTTACTCATACTTGATTACGACTTGATTCAAACTGCGCCACAGCATACTTTAGTAGCAGGTATTGGCGACGCGATCGCTAAATGGTATGAAGCTTCGGTAAGTAGCGGCCACTCACAACAAACTTTAATTATTGGTGCCGTTCAACAAGCACGAGTTTTACGCGATATTTTATTGCAAAAATCAGCCACCGCCCTCAACGAACCAGGTAGTGAAATTTGGCGAGAAGTCGTAGACGCCACAGTTTTAATGGCTGGAGTAGTTGGCGGGATCGGAGGCGCGCAGTGTCGTACCGTTGCCGCCCACGCCGTGCATAATGGTTTAACTCATATTGCCGGACATGGCAGTATTCACGGTGAAAAAGTTGCCTATGGAATTTTAGTGCAACTGCGTTTAGAAGAGATGGTACAAGGCAATCAGCTAGCAGCAGCAGCACGGCAACAATTGTTGAAATTCTATGCAGAGATTGGATTGCCACAAAAATTAACTGATTTGGGATTGGGAAAAATTACCTTAGCTGAACTGCAAACAGCAGCGGAAGTAGCGCTAGTTCCAACTTCAGATATCCATCGACTACCGTTTAAAGTGGCGCTGGAACAGTTAATGGCGGCGATGGTTTCTACCACTGCACCAGTAGATAGTCGAGACACGGTAAATCGCGTCTCAGTCATGGGAGTAAGTGACGAGGTTGAGGAATGA
- a CDS encoding O-antigen polymerase, protein MLGASLKQAVYHSNPALQLPWNLTQVGLILFPLSPFLGAVLIVLASLITLVRQWSKVIRRPINWGFALLSVLLIITAGFAYEKTPAFVGLFNFIPYFIVFAGLSALIQKTAQLRQIAWILSVASVPITILGLGQFFLGWSLNLTFLWVVLEWTIAPGGQPPGRMSSILMHANTLAAYLVIIFTLGIGLGLEQWQLIKNKIQPSQVPLIFLIVTGILNFIGLIFTNSRNGWAIAIFVCLAYALYQGWRILVGGVASIVTCILLAAFAPSAIAQFFRRFVPAFFWARLNDDMYPDRPVALMRKTQWEFAWSLTQQHPWTGWGLRNFSKLYKAKMQISLGHPHNLFLMLSSETGLPSTLLFCGLIGWILIISIQLLNSKYLHQEDRLIFFSYLVVLFGWLLFNTVDVTLYDFRLNTLSWLMLSAVCGLVYRYDQEQRLKHQ, encoded by the coding sequence ATGTTGGGAGCTAGCTTGAAACAGGCTGTTTATCATTCTAATCCAGCCTTACAACTACCTTGGAATTTGACTCAAGTGGGACTTATTCTCTTCCCATTGAGTCCCTTTTTGGGGGCTGTATTGATAGTTTTGGCATCCTTAATTACTTTGGTGCGCCAATGGAGTAAAGTTATCCGCCGTCCGATAAATTGGGGATTTGCTCTTCTGAGTGTATTGCTAATTATTACTGCTGGGTTTGCCTATGAAAAAACCCCAGCTTTCGTTGGGTTATTTAATTTTATACCTTACTTTATCGTTTTTGCCGGACTGAGTGCGCTGATTCAAAAAACCGCCCAATTGCGTCAAATAGCTTGGATTTTGAGCGTTGCTTCCGTGCCCATAACGATTCTGGGCTTGGGGCAGTTCTTTTTAGGCTGGAGTCTGAATTTAACGTTCTTATGGGTTGTCTTAGAGTGGACGATCGCACCTGGAGGACAACCCCCAGGTCGGATGTCATCAATATTAATGCACGCTAATACTTTAGCTGCTTATCTGGTGATAATTTTTACTCTAGGTATCGGGTTGGGTCTTGAGCAATGGCAGTTAATAAAGAATAAAATTCAACCTTCACAAGTTCCGTTAATATTTCTGATTGTTACGGGAATCCTCAATTTCATTGGCTTAATTTTTACTAACTCGCGCAATGGTTGGGCGATCGCAATTTTTGTCTGTTTAGCTTATGCACTATACCAAGGTTGGCGCATCCTTGTTGGTGGCGTTGCTAGCATCGTTACTTGTATTTTATTAGCAGCTTTTGCTCCCTCTGCGATCGCCCAATTTTTTCGCCGTTTCGTTCCGGCTTTCTTTTGGGCGCGGTTAAACGATGATATGTATCCCGATCGGCCTGTTGCTTTAATGCGCAAAACTCAGTGGGAATTTGCTTGGTCTTTAACTCAACAACATCCTTGGACTGGTTGGGGTTTACGCAATTTCTCTAAATTATACAAAGCTAAAATGCAGATTTCCCTAGGTCATCCCCATAACTTATTTTTGATGCTATCTTCGGAGACAGGCCTGCCAAGCACTCTATTATTTTGTGGTTTAATCGGTTGGATATTAATTATATCTATTCAACTGCTAAATTCTAAATATTTACATCAAGAAGATAGATTAATATTTTTCAGTTATCTAGTAGTCTTATTTGGCTGGTTACTATTCAATACAGTTGATGTTACCCTCTACGATTTCCGGCTCAATACGCTTTCATGGTTAATGTTATCTGCTGTTTGTGGATTAGTTTATCGCTATGACCAAGAACAGAGATTGAAACATCAATAA
- a CDS encoding aminotransferase class I and II, with product MSLDWIVPAERIQKLPPYVFARLDELKAKAREQGLDLIDLGMGNPDGATPQPVVEAAIQALQNPANHGYPPFEGTASFRRAITNWYNRRYGVTLDPDSEALPLMGSKEGLAHLAIAYINPGDLVLIPSPAYPVHFRGPVIAGGQVYSLILKPENDWLIDLAAIPDEVAEKAKILYFNYPSNPTAATAPREFFEEIVAFARKYEILLVHDLCYAELAFDGYQPTSLLEIPGAKEIGVEFHTLSKTYNMAGWRVGFVVGNRHVIQGLRTLKTNLDYGIFAALQTAAETALQLPDVYLHEVQQRYRTRRDFLIEGLGKLGWDIPKTKATMYLWVKCPTGVGSTDFALDVLQQTGVVVTPGNAFGVAGEGYVRISLIADCDRLSEVLHRFKQAGIHYS from the coding sequence ATGAGTTTGGATTGGATTGTCCCAGCAGAACGTATACAGAAACTACCACCTTATGTATTTGCCCGTCTCGATGAACTCAAGGCCAAGGCAAGAGAACAAGGGCTGGATTTGATTGATTTGGGGATGGGAAACCCTGATGGCGCAACACCACAACCGGTGGTAGAAGCGGCAATACAAGCCTTGCAAAATCCGGCAAATCATGGTTATCCGCCCTTTGAAGGGACTGCTAGTTTCCGCCGCGCCATCACTAATTGGTATAATCGCCGCTACGGTGTCACCCTCGATCCGGATAGCGAAGCCTTACCGTTAATGGGTTCTAAAGAAGGATTAGCCCATTTAGCGATCGCCTACATTAACCCTGGCGATCTAGTTCTGATACCCTCTCCTGCTTATCCCGTCCATTTTCGCGGCCCGGTAATTGCTGGCGGACAAGTTTACAGCTTGATTCTCAAACCAGAGAACGACTGGTTAATAGATTTAGCCGCGATTCCCGACGAGGTTGCCGAAAAAGCCAAAATTCTCTACTTCAACTATCCCAGCAATCCAACAGCTGCCACTGCTCCTCGCGAATTCTTTGAAGAAATCGTCGCCTTTGCCCGCAAATATGAAATTCTGTTAGTGCATGACTTGTGTTATGCCGAGTTAGCTTTTGATGGTTATCAACCAACTAGCTTATTAGAAATTCCCGGTGCCAAAGAAATTGGTGTAGAGTTTCACACCTTATCTAAAACCTACAATATGGCTGGTTGGCGTGTGGGGTTTGTGGTGGGGAACCGCCATGTCATTCAAGGTTTACGCACCCTGAAAACTAACTTGGACTATGGCATTTTTGCTGCCTTGCAAACCGCAGCCGAAACTGCATTGCAACTGCCAGATGTCTATTTGCATGAAGTCCAACAGCGCTACCGAACTCGCCGCGATTTCCTAATTGAAGGGTTAGGAAAGTTGGGTTGGGATATTCCCAAAACTAAGGCAACAATGTATCTCTGGGTGAAATGTCCTACGGGCGTTGGTTCTACAGATTTTGCCCTTGATGTCTTGCAACAAACTGGTGTTGTAGTAACTCCCGGTAATGCTTTTGGTGTTGCAGGCGAAGGCTATGTCAGGATTAGTTTAATTGCCGATTGCGATCGCTTGAGTGAAGTTTTGCACAGGTTTAAACAAGCTGGAATTCATTACTCATAG
- a CDS encoding subtilase family protein — translation MFSVENNPINADSLSVNNYNINLYSTANGYGLDVNHNSYAADAIYAPGYKANEPVLESANSGYKWSQPGGKGSGVNITYSYSNLLDGTFKGGLTSIQIKGSIEEALGIWAKYAPLNFKEVVDSGPAPSDNDYAAENAPQLRFGYHNIDGSGRVLAHAYYPTGTGLAGDLHFDSGETWKTNPSEGIDLLYVAVHEIGHALGLGHDSSTNAIMNPYYGARYSGLGTSFLYQDDINGIRDIYGAGVGSVTSLSSVASKPDLIIQNVSAPTSATIGSALQLNYQVKNQGNANAGSSYSKFYLSKDATLSSDDALLNSDSVTSIVAGGVSSESVILTIASGTAAGNYYLLSQADGYGYVAESNETNNIVASAITLTTPAPDLIIQNVSAPTSATIGSALQLNYQVKNQGNANAGSSYSKFYLSKDATLSSDDAFLNLDSVTSIVAGGVSSESVILTIASGTAAGNYYLLSQADGYGYVAESNETNNIVASAITLTTPAPDLIIQNVSAPTSAIVGSTIQLNYQLKNQGNASAGYSYSKFYLSKDATLSSDDAALNWDYVNGIASGGVSSESVALTIDSNTAAGNYYLLSQADGYYLVAESTKANNIVASAITLTTLAPDLIIQNVSAPTSAIVGSTIQLNYQVKNQGNASAGYSYSKFYLSKDATLSSDDAALNWDYVNGIASGGVSSESVALTIDSNTAAGNYYLLSQADGYYLVVESTKANNIVASAITLTTPKPDLTIQNVSAPTSATVGSTIQLNYQVKNQGNANAGSSYSKFYLSKDATLSSDDAFLNLDSVTSIVAGGVSSESVILTIASGTAAGNYYLLSQADGYGYVAESNETNNIVASAITLTTPAPDLIIQNVSAPTSATVGNTIQLNYQLRNQGNASAGYSYSKFYLSKDATLSNDDAFLNSDYVNGIAAGGLSLESVSFTIANGTAAGNYYLLSQADGYGYVAESNENNNIVASAITLTTPAPDLIIQNVSAPTSAIVGNTIQLNYQVKNQGNASAGYSYSKFYLSKDATLSSDDAFLNSDYVTSIVTGGVSSESVSFTIANGTLAGNYYLLSQADGYGYVAESNENNNIVASTITLTTPKPDLIIQNVSAPTSATVGSTIQLNYQVKNQGNASASSSYSGFYFSKDATLSSDDLFLNWDSVTNIAAGGVSSESVSFTIANSIPVGNYYLLLQADYGNSIAESNETNNLFAQAIQVQGNDWYSINLKDTGLIGLTRSLAQDGNLSRNDMISLFRDAEDFSIIDAIELVDLRTIVSNASRFTMQDYVSVLSNNVVNGNTANQWWTGGSTTQVTLGNLSVGSSAAQMEKLIGKWFLGSDRPTASSTTTYQAISGSLFQNGISADDIKQGYLGDCYYLATLSSIAQEKPNYIQNMFIDNGDNTFTVRFFNKGVANYVTVDRYLPTNAYGQLIYASPGSSYNNSGNELWVALAEKAYAQLGELGWSRPEYTRNAYSSIEGGWMDYVTSQVTGLDATKQIVTNMTKTQLIDLVNSNKVLTAGFVYGANYGVVNSHAYTVTAYNATNGTFKVRNPWGYQHAELTWDQLLNLKTIFAWSNA, via the coding sequence ATGTTTTCTGTAGAAAATAATCCCATCAACGCAGATAGTCTTTCAGTAAATAATTACAATATCAATTTATACAGCACAGCTAATGGCTATGGGTTAGACGTAAATCACAATAGCTATGCTGCCGATGCTATCTATGCTCCTGGTTACAAAGCCAATGAACCCGTACTTGAATCAGCCAATAGTGGTTATAAATGGTCGCAGCCCGGAGGCAAAGGTTCAGGAGTAAATATTACTTATAGTTATAGTAATCTTTTAGATGGCACTTTCAAAGGTGGTCTGACTTCTATACAAATCAAAGGATCGATTGAAGAAGCTCTGGGAATTTGGGCAAAATACGCCCCACTAAATTTTAAGGAAGTTGTTGATAGTGGCCCGGCTCCATCAGATAACGATTATGCCGCAGAAAATGCTCCTCAACTCCGTTTTGGCTATCACAATATTGATGGTAGCGGTAGAGTTTTAGCCCATGCTTATTATCCCACTGGTACAGGTTTAGCAGGCGACCTCCACTTTGACAGTGGCGAAACCTGGAAAACAAACCCATCTGAAGGTATCGATCTACTATATGTAGCAGTACATGAAATCGGTCATGCGTTAGGTCTTGGGCATGATTCTAGCACTAACGCCATAATGAATCCGTATTATGGCGCGCGCTATTCGGGTTTAGGTACTTCCTTCCTTTACCAAGATGACATTAATGGCATCCGCGATATTTATGGCGCGGGTGTTGGTTCAGTCACTTCACTTTCTTCCGTAGCTAGTAAACCAGATTTAATCATTCAAAACGTCTCTGCACCAACTAGCGCCACCATTGGTAGCGCCCTTCAACTCAACTATCAAGTTAAGAATCAAGGAAATGCAAATGCCGGTTCTAGCTACAGCAAATTCTATCTTTCTAAAGATGCCACACTCAGCAGTGATGATGCGTTGTTGAACTCGGATTCCGTCACCAGCATTGTGGCAGGTGGTGTGAGTTCAGAATCTGTGATATTGACCATTGCTAGTGGTACTGCGGCTGGTAATTACTATCTGCTATCACAAGCCGATGGTTATGGTTATGTCGCTGAAAGCAATGAAACCAATAATATTGTTGCCAGTGCTATTACTCTAACCACACCCGCACCCGACTTAATCATTCAAAACGTCTCTGCACCAACTAGCGCCACCATTGGTAGCGCCCTTCAACTCAACTATCAAGTTAAGAATCAAGGAAATGCAAATGCCGGTTCTAGCTACAGCAAATTCTATCTTTCTAAAGATGCCACACTCAGTAGTGATGATGCGTTTTTGAACTTGGATTCCGTCACCAGCATTGTGGCAGGTGGTGTGAGTTCAGAATCAGTGATATTGACCATTGCTAGTGGTACTGCGGCTGGTAATTACTATCTGCTATCACAAGCCGATGGTTATGGTTATGTCGCTGAAAGCAATGAAACCAATAATATTGTTGCGAGTGCCATTACTCTAACCACACCCGCACCCGACTTAATCATTCAAAACGTTTCTGCACCCACTAGCGCCATAGTTGGTAGTACTATCCAACTCAACTATCAACTCAAGAATCAAGGGAATGCAAGTGCAGGCTATAGCTACAGCAAGTTTTATCTCTCCAAAGATGCCACACTCAGTAGTGATGATGCGGCTTTAAACTGGGATTATGTCAATGGCATTGCATCTGGGGGTGTGAGTTCGGAATCAGTTGCATTGACGATTGATAGCAATACGGCTGCTGGTAATTACTATTTGCTTTCTCAAGCTGATGGCTATTATTTAGTGGCTGAGAGCACTAAAGCCAATAATATTGTTGCCAGTGCGATTACTCTAACCACACTTGCACCCGACTTAATTATTCAAAACGTCTCTGCACCCACTAGCGCCATAGTTGGCAGTACTATCCAACTCAACTATCAAGTCAAAAACCAAGGGAATGCGAGTGCAGGCTATAGCTACAGCAAATTCTATCTCTCTAAAGATGCCACACTCAGTAGTGATGATGCGGCTTTAAACTGGGATTATGTCAATGGCATTGCATCTGGGGGTGTGAGTTCGGAATCAGTTGCATTGACGATTGATAGCAATACAGCTGCTGGTAATTACTATCTGCTATCTCAAGCTGATGGCTATTATTTAGTGGTTGAAAGCACTAAAGCCAATAATATTGTTGCCAGTGCGATTACTCTAACTACACCAAAACCAGACTTAACCATTCAAAATGTTTCTGCACCAACTAGCGCCACAGTTGGCAGTACTATCCAACTCAACTATCAAGTTAAGAATCAAGGGAATGCAAATGCCGGTTCTAGCTACAGCAAATTCTATCTTTCTAAAGATGCCACACTCAGTAGTGATGATGCGTTTTTGAACTTGGATTCCGTCACCAGCATTGTGGCAGGTGGTGTGAGTTCAGAATCTGTGATATTGACCATTGCTAGTGGTACTGCGGCTGGCAATTACTATCTGCTATCTCAAGCCGATGGTTATGGTTATGTCGCTGAAAGCAATGAAACCAATAATATTGTTGCCAGTGCCATTACTCTAACCACACCCGCACCTGACTTAATCATTCAAAACGTCTCTGCACCCACTAGCGCCACAGTTGGCAATACTATCCAACTCAACTATCAACTCAGGAATCAAGGGAATGCGAGTGCAGGTTATAGCTACAGCAAGTTCTATCTCTCCAAAGATGCCACACTCAGTAATGATGATGCGTTTTTGAACTCGGATTACGTGAATGGAATTGCTGCGGGTGGTCTAAGTTTGGAATCAGTATCATTCACCATTGCTAATGGTACGGCGGCTGGCAATTACTATCTGCTATCTCAAGCCGATGGTTATGGTTATGTCGCTGAAAGCAATGAAAACAATAATATTGTTGCCAGTGCGATTACTCTAACTACACCCGCACCCGACTTAATTATTCAAAACGTCTCTGCACCAACTAGCGCCATAGTTGGCAATACTATCCAACTCAACTATCAAGTCAAAAACCAAGGGAATGCGAGTGCAGGCTATAGCTACAGCAAATTCTATCTCTCTAAAGATGCCACACTCAGTAGTGATGATGCGTTTTTGAACTCGGATTACGTCACCAGCATTGTGACAGGTGGTGTGAGTTCGGAATCAGTATCATTCACCATCGCTAATGGTACGTTGGCTGGTAATTACTATCTGCTATCTCAAGCCGATGGTTATGGTTATGTCGCTGAAAGCAATGAAAACAATAATATTGTTGCCAGTACGATTACTCTAACTACACCAAAACCAGACTTAATCATTCAAAACGTCTCTGCACCAACTAGCGCTACAGTTGGTAGCACCATTCAACTCAACTATCAAGTCAAAAACCAAGGAAATGCGAGTGCAAGTTCTAGCTACAGCGGTTTCTATTTTTCCAAAGATGCCACACTCAGTAGTGACGATTTGTTTTTGAACTGGGATTCCGTCACCAACATTGCTGCGGGTGGTGTGAGTTCGGAATCAGTATCATTCACCATCGCTAATAGCATTCCGGTAGGTAATTACTATCTGTTGTTGCAAGCTGATTATGGTAACTCTATAGCGGAAAGCAATGAAACCAATAATCTGTTTGCTCAAGCTATTCAAGTGCAAGGTAATGACTGGTATAGTATCAATCTGAAAGACACAGGATTGATCGGTTTAACTCGCTCTTTAGCACAAGACGGGAATTTAAGTAGAAATGATATGATTTCCCTGTTCAGAGATGCTGAAGACTTTAGCATAATTGATGCTATTGAATTAGTGGATCTTCGCACCATTGTTAGTAATGCAAGTCGCTTTACTATGCAAGATTATGTTAGTGTTCTCTCAAACAATGTAGTGAATGGGAATACGGCAAATCAATGGTGGACTGGAGGTAGCACAACGCAGGTGACACTAGGAAACCTATCTGTTGGTAGTAGTGCTGCACAGATGGAAAAATTGATTGGAAAATGGTTCCTAGGAAGCGATCGCCCCACAGCATCCAGCACTACCACCTATCAAGCAATTAGTGGCTCTTTATTCCAAAACGGAATTAGCGCAGATGATATTAAGCAAGGTTATTTAGGAGATTGTTATTATCTGGCTACCCTATCTTCCATAGCACAGGAAAAGCCCAACTACATCCAAAATATGTTTATTGACAATGGTGATAATACCTTCACTGTTCGTTTCTTTAATAAGGGTGTAGCTAACTATGTCACAGTCGATCGATATTTACCCACTAATGCTTACGGACAGTTAATCTACGCTAGTCCAGGTAGTTCCTACAATAATTCTGGTAATGAACTATGGGTAGCCTTAGCAGAAAAAGCCTACGCTCAATTGGGTGAGTTAGGTTGGAGTCGTCCTGAGTATACCAGGAATGCTTACAGTTCTATTGAAGGTGGTTGGATGGATTATGTGACTAGTCAAGTAACTGGCTTGGATGCTACTAAGCAAATAGTGACTAACATGACCAAGACTCAGCTAATTGATTTAGTTAATTCCAATAAAGTATTAACTGCTGGCTTTGTTTATGGTGCTAATTACGGCGTAGTTAATAGTCATGCCTATACTGTTACTGCTTACAATGCCACAAATGGAACATTTAAAGTCAGAAATCCTTGGGGATATCAACATGCTGAGTTGACATGGGATCAATTACTCAATCTCAAGACAATTTTTGCTTGGTCAAATGCTTAA